The following coding sequences are from one Clostridioides difficile ATCC 9689 = DSM 1296 window:
- a CDS encoding ABC transporter substrate-binding protein — protein sequence MKKYISIILLVVLTMVVLVGCSPGKDNPKNKELSVVKQVKVAVPDGLPAVAIAKLANENPEIKEGYETVYSIEKTPEAISTRVMKKDADIAIVPSNMAAIAYNKTSSYNIVGTVGMGSLYLVSTENIKDYSDLVGKEVGCTGKGLTPDITIKSLLLQKDINYSDIKFNYVNSASELVPLLATGKVKTGIVPEPALSALMSKNPDIKIIKSLNDSWKEVSGSKDGYPQSTLIVKSEFLRDNKDFVDSFVGQLSNSIDWANKNPEELGAYSEKIKISTESKIIGKSLERANLKYIPVKDMIKDYKNYYEKLANFDDKTLGGKVPDEAIYFVEK from the coding sequence ATGAAAAAGTATATTTCTATAATATTATTAGTGGTGTTGACTATGGTTGTTTTGGTAGGATGTTCACCAGGAAAAGATAACCCTAAAAATAAGGAGCTATCAGTTGTCAAACAAGTAAAAGTAGCTGTTCCAGATGGACTACCAGCAGTGGCAATAGCTAAACTTGCAAATGAAAATCCAGAGATTAAAGAAGGATATGAAACAGTGTATAGCATTGAAAAGACACCTGAAGCGATTTCCACTAGAGTGATGAAAAAAGATGCAGATATAGCTATAGTTCCTTCAAACATGGCTGCAATAGCGTATAATAAAACTTCATCATATAATATTGTTGGAACTGTAGGAATGGGTTCACTTTATTTGGTGTCAACAGAAAATATAAAAGATTATTCTGATTTAGTTGGTAAAGAAGTTGGATGTACTGGAAAAGGACTTACTCCAGACATAACTATAAAAAGTCTTTTGTTACAAAAGGATATAAATTATTCAGATATAAAATTTAATTATGTAAATTCAGCAAGTGAACTGGTACCATTATTGGCTACTGGTAAAGTTAAAACAGGTATTGTTCCAGAACCTGCACTTAGTGCTTTGATGTCTAAAAATCCAGACATAAAAATTATAAAAAGTTTAAATGACTCATGGAAGGAAGTAAGTGGTTCAAAAGATGGTTATCCTCAATCTACTTTAATTGTAAAGTCTGAATTTTTAAGAGATAATAAAGATTTTGTTGATTCTTTTGTAGGTCAATTATCAAATAGTATAGATTGGGCAAACAAAAATCCTGAAGAATTAGGTGCATATTCTGAAAAAATAAAAATATCTACTGAATCAAAGATAATAGGAAAATCTCTTGAAAGAGCTAATTTAAAATATATTCCAGTTAAGGACATGATTAAAGATTATAAAAATTACTATGAGAAATTAGCTAATTTTGATGATAAGACATTAGGAGGCAAAGTACCAGATGAAGCAATATACTTTGTTGAGAAATAA